The DNA sequence tctttcattttttttgaagtcacttGAAACACAAAACatgaacgaaaataaatatttacaaataaaaaacaaatatttttgatatacagAAGCACATAAGTGTGCTAGATACATATGAGATCTCGTCAAACTGTTTGTTGGGAACTACGTATGTATAAATTCGGTGTGAGACGtcctttaaataaacaaacaggcTGCGACACCGAGTCCGGTGCACGATGGAGCGTTATGATATTCCGTACATTGCAGTATTATAACGGCTGAGCGAGGCTCCGATGTTTCATATTCATGCGTGACGCGGACTAATAGACCATTACTCGGCTCGGCTCGAGGGCTCGAGTGCAGACATAAATCGATACGTCGCCGACTGCGTGCTATTGACTCATTTATTGACACCGACTCACTGCAGGCGCGTCGCACGCGCTCCACCGCTCACTGGGACACGAGGAGCGTTAGTTGTTCCAggaacaatattataatataattttttatctgcATCTCTCAGCTCTGCTCAGTTCGTCATGACTCCCGGCGCCGCGGCACTTGTTGCTCGCGAGGGTCACTCTTCATTGTGGTAGTGAGAGGACTTTTAATTATACTACTGCTCATAAGTTGCGGTCGCTTTATTTAGCATTGTAATCGTTTAAGCTGTATcgcattaattaatataataaaggttTCTAAAGTGACAATCacttagtttattataattgtgtttgctggcaaacgaaaaaaaaccgacttcaatgacatcgacaagtaatacaacgtaggtagacgaaaaaagattcaagtaaatacgaaaaTTTGTAagcaaatctcgataaaattgaaatgtgaccacatgataaacaccagcttttgattaaataaaaatcatcaaaatcggtacacaaagtcatgcggtataatatacaacgtagatcgacgataaagtagtcaagtaaaaacgcattattagatataactcgaaaagtagttgttagatctcaacctttcgattaattttttctatcgaaatcggttcacccagtcaaaagatctgaagtaacatacataaaaaatacaatcgaattgagaacctcttccttttttggaagtcttcctttttaactgaggtagggcacagcaggaatttcctgctcaaaatacggagcagcccgactggggtagtacctcgaccttacagaagatcacagcaaaataatactgttttcaagcagtattgtgttcctgttggtgagtaaggtgaccagagctcctggggggattggggattgggtcggcaacgcgcttgcgatgcttctggtgttgcaggtgtctataggctacggtaatcacttaccatcaggtgagccgtaagcttgtttgccgacctagtgacatataaaaaaaaaaaaaaaaaaagtaatcgcttaccatcaggtgagccgtacgcttgtttgccgacctagtgacataaaaaaaaaaaaacgtcggttaaaaagtagctCAATTAATTTACTTAAGTGACGTAATTCGACCGACTCAAATCGCTGGCACAAGTACTTGACCAGCTACTtgctaaagtaaataatatgctAAGAGACTGTCAAGAAAAAGTCATAAAGCCCTTGTgtataataaacaatacaattttaaagcaaTCTACTTTGTCTGAAATAACAAGAccggtataaaaataaaacaatttgtacTTGAGAAAACTCGTTACTACGTTGAATAAATACCCGCTCAACTATTTCTTTCGCTGCAAGAACAACACCGGCTCCGAGCAGTTAATCCAATTCATTCTATTTGAATTTCTAAGGAGAAGTAAATAAATTGCGGGATATTGTAATTGTTGGACTCGAACCGGAGTGAACATGGAAGACAAGCTGACTTAGACGCGTATTGAATTCTCTTGTCGGGAAGAATATATTTGTGATGTGGTGGGAAGTTCTTAATTTGTGCTATTCTTTAGAAATATGTATTATCttactgaaattattttatatatcacaCAAACAAAATAAGTATGATGGCAGCAGCCTCTTAGACAAAAGAGAAACAAATGTTCAAGTTCCaaggaataataataacaaggaCTCTGAATATTAATGTTATGTAAATGTGAAATTTAGGCTGTTGCtagcaaattaataaaactcagacagtactttattttaaaacaagttGCCTTATGCACCGacttcttgaaataaaaaagcgaaatttgtatttacaaagtGTCTATTaaccaattattttaatgaGCCCTGTGTGCAAAGAAGTAAATACGATAACTTGGTTGATGACATGAACTGGGAGACTGAGTCCACATGTTTTGTTTTCTTAGAAAATAATGCAAGGATTGCATTGAACCCAATAAAGAGTGCACAGAGATGCTTGAAACGTAATAAAGAGCAAGTCCCGCCGCCGCCGCTCGTACGTCAACAGGAGCGGCGCGACATTATCGCCTGCAGTCGTGTCGCTCTCAGCCGTAACTCAGCGCTGCAGCTGATTTGTGTGAAGCGCTGCACTGCTAGCAACATTGCAATGCGGCGACAATGAACATGCCAGACCGCGTGTGTCGACGACATAATCATTgctattcatattttttagtttgtttattATCGATAGTACGAAACAAgggtttatttatataactaggtcgataAACAAGTGTACGACTCActtgatggcaagcgattaccgtaacttatatttcttatattacaagcgcgttaccgacccataCCCGACCCTCCCCGTGAGCTCTGGCTAACTTACCCACCACAGGGACTCACAACACTGCTaaagagcagtgttatttagctgtaatcttctgtaaggtcgagatattTCCCACATAcggcctgctccatattttaattattccctTCTATGACCTACCCcactaatttttaaaagaaatacgaAAACACGAACAACGTAGATTGAGTATTCCGTCGTAATGTGCAGTCTTCAATGTGATTGCATTATGCGTAATTCGTTCGCGTACTACGAGGGTGTGCGAGGCTCCGACCCCGGCGCGAATAATCTCCATTGAATCATCATTCCGACCACACTTCACTCGGGTCGCTGCAATATGGATCTTATCTCGTGTTTCTTTCTGTCGGCCGTCATCTGAAGTTAATGTAGCAGTGAATAAAGATCGAATGTAGAATATGTCCGTGACGAAATCAATACGCTATTGTATACGTATACTCTATAGTAGTActctaattttatattgttacaacaggcttttaaatatattatgatcTTTTGTGCTTTTAATCATTGTATTCCAAAGTGTTATGTACACTTGTGCGTGACATGCATATcagatactttgttattatatagtgtttaattttaaaccttttatatgtatgttgtaagtgtgcttttgaaatataaataaataataaatattagaagttaatgtaaattaatgatTCAGTGAAAATTCGTTacaactttgtaaaatttttagagtctatttcataaattataatttccaATTGTGTTATTATGAAATGTAAAGTTTTGTATGTTGTAATAAAAGTTACGATacacaaacataaaatataagccggtgtattgttttgtttaaaaaaaaattaaaaatcgtgtGAGCGAGCGGCGTGTAGCCGTTGATTGGCTTATGAAGGTATGTCTGTAAACAAGCTCACGGGTAATTGTCAAATATTGATAGGTTGCGAAGTGCGGCCCCGCGTTAATCCTTTATGAAGCCTGCCGGCGATCATTGACGAACGGTTttacattttcaatttaaaaagtttatttttcaggTCCGCTGAAACATGACGGCATAGAAGGCCCACCGCCGTGTTACATTTTAATGCTGATTATTCAACATCGTCGATCAATTCTCGGAAAGGGAATTCTATGGCTTGACGATTTGCAATTGAAAATACTAATACTActtaattactaatattactaataatactAATGCTACTTAAGTAGCTATATAATTGAAGGTAGCGCGTTGGTACTCGTAGGTGGTGGAATAGCATGTCCCACAATATCGTAAATGTTGTTGTGTGTAATCAACATTTCTTTACTTTATACTCTTGTATCTTAGTGTACAACGCTTTCACTATCTCGTGCTGTTGACACGAGGCAATAGCGAGCtaaggcaatttttttttacattatgcGTGtacataagttttattaaaataaaattaaaatgaaaataattaaagcgTCATAACGAGAACGTGAAAAGACTTACTTCAATATATGTTGAGCTCCGTTGGAACACGCACACATCAAGTGCggacttataataaaaatgcgtTTGAATGTTACGAGAACATGCCGTGTTATAAGCGGGGTATAATGAGGTCAGCAGGAGGGCAGCTCCGGTCTTCATTACCGCAGGCCCCGCCGGCCGCACTTCATCAAACACCGCTCACCTTCGTCTTGCTCCCTCCAGCTTTATGAACACGATTTTAAGTAAGTCGTCAACGATTCCGGTGACTTGTTGCCTTGCTTGCTATACGATACAATAGTTTTAAACAGTCCATTTatttccggtttagatgtctgtccttgtgggtctcccacaaCATATAATGGGAACATATCCACTTACCCGCAGTGCAGCAGTGTGCTGGATTAAATTCCAATCATTCTCCCACATagagaaagagtcctatgcagcagtgggatgttacagtttGAATGCAATAATAAATAGTGGTGTGCGATAAACAAAACCATTTTCAAGAAACAAATGaatgtgaaaataaaacaacacattGTTGTTACTTGATCAACTCacgtaaataagaaataataagacTGCAATCAGTTACATAGCATCAGCATATACGGCACATAAGCTATGTAATATTTTGATGTTTTGAAGTTTAAACCAAGCTTAAAGTAACAAATCCGATTTGTGAAAGAAACTTAAATTACTTTAAGGAGGAATGCAAAGGAATATTTACTAGAAATGCTTCTAACGTCCTTCTTAACGTAACGCTCTATCGATCACGATTAAGCCTAtcacatcctactgctgggctaCTTTCTTACCTAGTTAATGTTAAACAGCATTATCcaataagtaggtaggtacagATTTATCAAGTACCTGGCAGCCTCTTCAGAAATAAGTACAATAAGGTCACAGATTTCATTATCGTGAAGTCTTAAACAGTGTAAAAAGCGTAACGCAAGAGTACAGCCTTCCCCCGCAGTGTGAGCGCGGGTCAGCGCGGTTCAGCGCGGGGCGGACGTTACGGCGAGCAATTACTCATTCTCATATAATAGCTATTGTTCTGCCGCTTTAATTATATCGCTGTTGTGCGctttatttaatcttttaattcTGTAACTCTAGCCTTCCGTAGACAAATGCCAGTTTCGTGGTGTGCGCGACGTGTCGCCCGTGGATTCCGGTGAGCGACAGAACTCTTTGAGGTAAAGTTTTAGTTAACATCGAATTTTGGGATTTTTGGTAGTAGTAGTGGATAGATGGTGGGGGGTCGCTATcactggtaccactgtcaccaTGTACCATTACAGCGCTTGATCAACCGGAGAGGAATAATACAACGCATacaatcattatttttgttttatgtaattttttaaatattattcacatttGACTACATAATAATTTCACCCACAGCAAGTTAACATACACACGTTTACAAATACATTACACTTTAACTCGGTGCTCGTAGAAAACCCACTCCTTACGAgtttgtattttcaaaattgcCTAAAAATGGCACAGAGTAGACTAAGggaaaatttgaattaaatttttgacCCGTATTTCAACGTTTTTGAGAAAGAATTTATCAAAATTCTTCCTTGATAGACGTCTACTCAAACTACTACAAGCGACCTCGTTGATATTTTGTGATAAGTATCTTACgtttttatttggatttatacGCGAGCAACTCGCGCGATTCGagcaattatttatatgaaataaattgcaGAAATTGTACTTATGTTAATACATTAAGGGAGTAACGACCAGCTAACTCTAAAGATTTGTAGACGAATGGGCCGGAGTGTCCGCCGCTAACGAGGACTCACTTGAGGCCTGACAAAGGAGTCTAAAACTGAACACAGCTAAAGAATTCTCAACTGTGGACTTGGAGTTATGATCGCCGCTTACTTCACTCATAAATATTACACTGCTGTTATTAAGACTACGTATATAATATCAACAAATTTAATTGTGTAAATATTGGTTAATGTCTGTAAGGGTTTTTTTCTTGACAACTATTTAGTTGTCTTGTTTGTTTCgtttatgaaatttaatgtaAACACAAAACTGGAATAAatgatttgtacgattttatttttgtgttacccacacattaggaaattctaaacattttttatttaatgatttataatagtaataatgacacctgatagcgatcgttactcatagtagggattttatccgccaacccgcattggagtagcgtggtgcattaagttctgatccttctcctacatggggaaatacgcctatgcctagcagtgggatattacaggctgaaacggaAATAACgattgtaaaaattgttattctCATTCCTCATCCCTTAACAACTTCtcgatttcataaaatttatatttggatTTAGTATTTAACGCATTTTATCGTCTACCTAATAATGAGTTATCTGTTGCGTTTGTATTCTCCTCTATATAAGAAATGTTTTGTTCATCGTGTAAATATACGCAAGtttgtattaatattgtaaatgttgCGGCCTAAATGGAAGCAGTAACGACCAAAAATGCGGGCTCTCGATTCGATATAAATGCAAATTGGAGGGAACGCAAACAGATTTGGAGAAATATTAATCTGTACCCGCGACCGCAGCTCACTGTGTAATTTGTTACTTCAAGCGCTTGACTGCCGCTTTACTGCGACTGATGGACGTCTAAACAGCGCTGAGCGCGGGGAGagaaagaaaacaatttatacgAATTAATTATAACGAATTTCAGTGTTTCATCAAAACGTATTGAATTCATTTtgttctgtaaataaaatatgttcgGTAGTGTTGTTTGGATTACTTCCTGCGCTGGAAGCAGAActggttttaaaattattcctgTTGCGCGCTCGTCGTTCAGATTTTCGTTACAATTTATTGCGCTGTCGGCGGCCGCGACTAATAACGGCCATCAGACGCGCTTCGTGAACGACCAACCCACTCGGCGACTCGCCGCTGTAACCTTGTTTGTGCTTCCGCCGTAAACGACGCTCCTCGACTGACTGGACCGCTTCTTGTCGACGATTTTCCCTTCGAATTGCAAATAATTTTTCGTTCGTAAGAACCTTCGCAAACTAATTTCACGCGGCCATTGTTGGGATCTGTTTTGAATTTGAAAATGGcagattttttatttcgatttcgGCGAGGCAGTGAAGTGCTCCAGCGGAGAGTGTAGTATTATTGATAGAGGGCTACACTCGGTCGGTATTTATCAATCACTCAATTTGCGAAGCTTCGACGATTTGGTTACGTCAGCGGAATAATTTCATTGGAAATTTTACCCTTTTGTATTTTACCTGCCGCCATGTAGGTACCTAACGTGGGGGCAGGTTGAAATGGGCGGCATTGTGATGCCTCTGATACAgcattttctatttaaaaatgaaaacagcTAAAAGTGTTAGTTCATTAATATTAACAACCGCAACagttgtaccctgcgcgcgttgctacgcttttttttacattttttttggtcctaccaactcagaaacctttgttggcttatgcacaacactttgctgaagatcgtgtcatgatcaaatgcatagtttacgattctataaaggacatacagacaaacattcatttttatataattatatagatcaacaatattcaaattatttatgtgtagCTTCAGCAAATATATTCAAACACTCTAGAAATACACTGACATCTTGTGCTTTAACAACTGTGACGACCTAATTTTATAGATAGAAACGCTTACGACCATCACTAAATAATTAACTTCCAAGTATTTATCTACCAGAACACAGAACAATAGGTACATAAGTAACTGTGTAGGTCGGTTTATGACTGATATAATTCATTTCCTGTGTTAAAATCATTCGCAGTCCGCCGGTGGTGTGGCCGCCGCAGATAGCGCGCCTCCGCTTGGAGATGAATGAGGCTGTCGTGGGGGACGCGCGCCATCAGTCAGCGAGCGGTAGTTAGCGGGCTGCGGCGGGCGTTCATCTCATACTTTGTGTTGACAGATCTAGAGACTGTTTGGTTGCTTGTCTTTAATACAGCTTGTTCTCATTAGCTTACATTATAACGAAGAAGTAAAGAAccttaaactaaatatatattttattacgacatatttaattaagatgaatgttacgtccgacctggagtatattggaaacgagtggaagcgtgatctcaggtacgaacgggacgaacaattgtctgcagtacgcagagctaacacttaatgtcttaaataaaaatcttaccttagtttcactgaatactgttcggtgaagcctcgccaggtataacttaattaacatcaaactataattggccaatcattacgtctaatgctaatcaattatacttaactgaagtggcgggctgaagcaggaaccagcaatcaaaatggccgttgttcggcgtagttccctcacgtttttcacaataattcaacaaggaatacaaggaatacaatttgctattaacaattaaattacttcaaacaacaaaggatggttcgatcaacaaaaggcgataatttttcgcgagaacgaacaagtacaaacaaaagcgtaacttttatacggagaccggaaaaacgatgcaaactttaaattcaaaaggtgacgaatgacagctcatagataaaaaccatttcgtaaactatactaactgtcatagataatataatagtttagtgttgctacatttggttcataacatcTACCCGCCTCGGCCAGGACTACCTGGCCGCTAATCAATTGGCAGTCGTGACAAGGTTGATACCGCTCTCTTCAGAACAGAACCGTCCACCCGAACCTCAGCAAAACGGGGCACTCCATCTGCTCCAAAGACGAGGTTAAGAATGCGCCCTCTGCGCCAACACAGTGGCGGTGAGTTAGCGTCCTTAACCAGAACGAGGTCACCAACATGCGGTGGATCAGTCTTGTCAGTCCACTTAACGCGCTGCTGGAGAATATGCAAATATTCCAAATTCCAACGTTTCCAAAAGCTCTGAGTGAGTTGTTGGATCAATTCAAACCGCGAGAGACGATTGAGTTTCACATCAACATAGGGGTATTCCGGCAGGGCGTTCAGCGGCCGTCCAATCAAAAAATGGCCCGGTGTGAGGGCTTCCAAATCGTTAGGGTCTGAAGAGATCGGGCACAACGGGCGTGAATTCAACATGGCTTCAATTTTGCAAAACACAGTTGCGAGCTCCTCAAATGTTAATACGGACTCGCCAATTACTCGTCGCAAATGTGTTTTGGCAACCTTTACAACACTTTCAAAAATTCCTCCCCAGTGGGGGCATGACGCGGGACTGAACTTCCAAGTTATTCTGCGACTAGCTAGTCTAGACGCAATCTCAGTCTCATTAGACgccaaaaattcatatatctcttttaaatagttatttgtgcctttgaagttggtgccgcaatccgaccgaatcaaggacggtagtcctcgtcgtgacacgaatctatctaacgtcgcaacaaaggcctctgtcgagagggctgagactagttctaagtgtaccgccttggtggacaggcaaacaaagacgcacaggtaggacttgaccgttttactgttcctgagggtcgaggtcttaaccgaaaagggacctgcaaagtccgtcccaactccagcaaagggccttgtctctgtgacccgatccgacggcaggtcacccatgataggctgcatggtagaggccttgagtctataacaagacatgcagcgaaagaccacactacggatcgtccttcgggccgataaaatccaaaattctcgTTGTAAAATGGCCAATAAGGCATTACAGCCGGCGTGGGAGTTCTTGATGTGACGATCAGTCACCAACAAACTCACTAAGTGGCCACTTTTGGGCAACAGGAGGGGATGACGAGCTCCATACGGGAGGTTTGCGTTCCTTAGACGCCCTCCGACTCGCAAAAGACCCGCACTGTCCAAAAAGGGGTTCAGTTTGCAAATGGCTCCAGACAGCTTACATTTgccttttctcaaaatatcaatCTCATTTTCAAAGTTCTCTTCTTGCACAGAACGAACCCAATGAAGAAGAGCATCCTGGAGCTCTTGTGTCGATAAGAACGCCTCCAAGCATTTGTTCTGTGGGTGTCTACAATTTCTCATACTCCCGCATGAAGTCAATGTACTTCTGTTTAAGTAGCGGGTCCCTGCTCATGCGGCGCTCCATTGCCAATAAACGCTTCTCTGCAGTAGGCCGCGAGTCGCCAAGGGGCGGTCGTACGGCAAGAAATGGCAATCTTGTCATGATCCGGCCAGAACGAAGATAACTGGTGTTGCTCTTGTAAAACCGTTCACACTTCTCGTGTTCCGGATCAGAGCGGGGTGCTTGTGGTGGCTCTTCCACTTCCCAAAATCTCTGCACGGCGTCAGAGAGGGCGGAGCCCACCATCAAAGCCGTTCCAGGTTCAGCAGGAGGGGGAGCCCTCAATACAGGCCCCATCAATGCGAACCCAAATATGGTCCGGAGGGCTACTAAGCCACCTGGCTGCAAAACACGATCCTTACCGAGTAATATTTTGCCCAGTACATCGGCGCCAAGCAACAAATCGACCGTGCCAGGTAGGTCGAATTTAGGGTCAGCCAAGTCCAAATCGGCGGTCAATTTTACCGCATCCGCAGACAACCGAACTTGCGGGTGACTGCCCAAGATGTTCTCCATCACAATGGCCGACGATCTCAGCGTCGGGCGTGGAGAATTTGAGGGCGAGAACTCAAACGAAACGTGGCCCTCAACCGTGGTTACAGGGGCGTTCCCGACACCTCTTATTACAtctgaatactttttaatattcaggCCAGTCTGCCCCACCAACCAAGACGAGGCTATGCACCCCTGTGAGCCTGTGTCCAATATTGCTCGGACTACAACCGAGGCGCCCGTCCGTCCCCAGACCCGGACATAGGC is a window from the Melitaea cinxia chromosome 3, ilMelCinx1.1, whole genome shotgun sequence genome containing:
- the LOC123669669 gene encoding uncharacterized protein LOC123669669 — translated: MENILGSHPQVRLSADAVKLTADLDLADPKFDLPGTVDLLLGADVLGKILLGKDRVLQPGGLVALRTIFGFALMGPVLRAPPPAEPGTALMVGSALSDAVQRFWEVEEPPQAPRSDPEHEKCERFYKSNTSYLRSGRIMTRLPFLAVRPPLGDSRPTAEKRLLAMERRMSRDPLLKQKYIDFMREYEKL